A portion of the Macrobrachium nipponense isolate FS-2020 chromosome 12, ASM1510439v2, whole genome shotgun sequence genome contains these proteins:
- the LOC135224400 gene encoding sialin-like, whose amino-acid sequence MSKEDPESGSNGDALPLKPTEFHGEMKESHTTSLLLSPDGSERSRLEGEEVEALPCWQVRYTLAILSLIGIALMYGMRVILSIAIVAMVGSKGHHHEAENSTEGEQGILLDACPAPENANTTKTVMEGEFDWDETTQGVILGSFFWGYACTNILGGRAAEYSGGKRIFGLGIFLSAILTIITPISARTSTEFVIAVRVLSGIVQGVVFPAVNSMLATWISPSERSRYNTIVYSGFPLGTVLSLPIGGYLCSSPIFGGWPSVFYLFGGLSLVWSVFWFALVYDRPEQHPRISPGELALLQANKEDTKRAEVVALPLREIFTSLPFWGLMIGAFGYDYGFFTLLTEIPTYLKNMQHFDINQNGLLSALPFLVMWLWGYVWGSLMDYLTRAGKLTIITVRRLSMSMALHGAMLSLIIMCFVNCNSGLAVVVLCLAVGLSGSANCGFLCSHQDLAPNFAGTLLGFTNTFGSFAGVFAPMITGALTEGNQTITAWRFVFLITVGMYLVTGTLYICFISNRTQSWNEPKPKQNCGKSNNCNEAQVVLMPKAQSPDAES is encoded by the exons CTTTGCCATGCTGGCAAGTACGGTACACCCTGGCGATCCTTTCCCTCATCGGCATCGCCTTGATGTACGGAATGCGCGTCATTCTCTCCATAGCAATCGTTGCCATGGTCGGCTCTAAGGGACATCACCACGAGGCCGAGAACTCCACGGAAGGAGAGCAAGGAATTCTGCTGGATGCCTGTCCGGCTCCTGAGAACGCGAATACTACCAAGACTGTCATG GAAGGCGAATTTGACTGGGACGAGACGACGCAGGGCGTGATCCTCGGATCCTTCTTCTGGGGCTACGCATGCACCAACATCCTTGGAGGGCGAGCGGCCGAATACTCCGGCGGGAAAAGGATCTTCGGTCTGGGCATCTTTCTATCAGCGATTTTGACAATCATCACGCCCATCAGCGCGAGGACCTCCACCGAATTCGTCATCGCCGTCAGGGTACTCAGCGGCATCGTACAG GGTGTTGTTTTCCCTGCTGTCAATTCGATGTTGGCCACTTGGATCTCCCCGTCTGAAAGGAGCCGTTACAACACCATTGTTTACTCAG GATTTCCCCTGGGCACCGTGCTCTCGCTGCCCATCGGAGGGTATCTCTGTTCCTCCCCCATTTTCGGCGGGTGGCCCTCCGTCTTCTACCTCTTCGGCGGTCTCAGTCTGGTCTGGTCCGTGTTCTGGTTCGCGCTGGTCTACGACCGCCCTGAGCAGCACCCAAGGATCTCGCCTGGTGAGCTGGCCCTTCTTCAGGCGAATAAAGAGGACACCAAGAGGGcggag gTTGTGGCCCTTCCCCTGAGGGAGATCTTCACTTCCCTCCCGTTCTGGGGCCTGATGATCGGCGCCTTCGGATACGACTACGGGTTCTTCACTCTCCTGACGGAGATCCCGACCTACCTGAAGAATATGCAGCACTTCGATATTAATCAG AACGGCCTGCTCTCCGCCCTTCCGTTCCTGGTCATGTGGCTGTGGGGATACGTGTGGGGAAGCCTCATGGATTACCTGACGAGGGCGGGCAAACTCACCATCATCACCGTCAGACGTCTCTCCATGTCTATGG CCTTGCACGGTGCCATGTTAAGCCTGATCATCATGTGCTTCGTGAACTGCAACTCCGGCCTGGCAGTGGTGGTTCTGTGCCTGGCCGTAGGCCTCAGTGGAAGTGCCAACTGCGGCTTCCTGTGCTCCCACCAGGACCTGGCACCCAACTTCGCCGGCACCCTCTTGGGTTTCACCAACACCTTCGGGTCCTTCGCTGGAGTCTTCGCCCCCATGATCACCGGAGCTCTGACGGAGGGGAAT CAAACAATCACAGCTTGGCGGTTCGTTTTCTTAATCACGGTCGGGATGTATTTGGTAACTGGCACCCTCTACATCTGCTTCATTTCCAATAGAACGCAATCATGGAACGAACCAAAACCCAAACAGAACT GTGGGAAGTCCAACAACTGCAACGAAGCCCAGGTGGTCCTCATGCCAAAAGCTCAGTCACCTGACGCAGAAAGCTAA